The genomic interval TCCTTCGCGAGGGCGCCCGCGGGCGCCGGGCGGGGAGGCCCCATGGTCTTTAAGCCCCGCGGGCAGCTCCTCGAGGCCGCGGAGATCCGGCGGGCGGTCACCCGGATCGCCCACGAGATCTTGGAGCGGAACAAGGGAGCGGGAGAGGTGGCGCTCGTGGGCATCGCCGCCCGGGGCGACGACCTGGCCCGGCGCCTGGCGGAGGAGCTGCGCCGGATCGAGGGTGTCGAGGTTCCCGTGGGAACCCTCGACATCACCTTCTATCGCGACGACATCGGGATGCGGGCGGAGGCTCCG from Candidatus Methylomirabilis sp. carries:
- a CDS encoding phosphoribosyltransferase family protein, translating into MVFKPRGQLLEAAEIRRAVTRIAHEILERNKGAGEVALVGIAARGDDLARRLAEELRRIEGVEVPVGTLDITFYRDDIGMRAEAP